A DNA window from Candidatus Kapaibacterium thiocyanatum contains the following coding sequences:
- a CDS encoding phosphate transport system regulatory protein PhoU produces the protein MNKTFEEDLDKLRTRLIRMGSLVEEQAEFSFRALNEGNAELAKIVAERDDKVDKLDLKIDKQCQRIFALNQPVASDLRLLLAAVKINNELERIGDMAHNIATMVIRVPATVPLASGIGFDRICAATYRMLKSSLDAFINNDPELAAHILPTDTTVDNLYEALQRDLVDMMKNDPANIEAGAHLLVTLYDIERMADHATNIAENVIFLAQAKLVRHRSINAEGIDLLSAHDDAEPSGEGD, from the coding sequence ATGAACAAGACGTTCGAAGAAGACCTCGACAAGCTGCGCACTCGCCTCATCCGCATGGGTTCCCTCGTGGAGGAACAGGCCGAGTTTTCCTTCCGTGCCCTCAACGAAGGCAATGCCGAGTTGGCCAAGATCGTCGCCGAGCGCGATGACAAGGTGGACAAGCTCGACCTCAAGATCGACAAGCAGTGCCAGCGCATCTTCGCCCTGAACCAGCCCGTGGCGAGCGACCTCCGCCTGCTGCTGGCCGCCGTGAAGATCAACAACGAACTCGAACGCATCGGCGACATGGCGCACAACATCGCCACGATGGTCATCCGCGTACCCGCCACCGTTCCCCTGGCCTCAGGTATCGGCTTCGACCGTATCTGCGCCGCCACCTACAGGATGCTGAAGTCGAGCCTCGACGCCTTCATCAACAACGACCCCGAACTCGCGGCACACATCCTGCCGACGGATACGACGGTCGACAACCTCTACGAAGCACTGCAACGCGACCTCGTGGACATGATGAAGAACGACCCCGCCAACATCGAGGCCGGTGCACATCTTCTCGTGACCCTCTACGACATCGAACGCATGGCCGACCATGCCACGAACATCGCCGAGAACGTGATCTTCCTCGCCCAGGCGAAGCTCGTACGACATCGCTCGATCAATGCCGAAGGCATCGACCTGCTGTCCGCCCACGACGACGCCGAACCGTCCGGAGAAGGAGACTAA
- a CDS encoding phosphate ABC transporter ATP-binding protein → MAKDLLTKARTQDFSVHYGPKQALFDINIEMYDHRVTAFIGPSGCGKSTFLRSINRMNDLIDGVRIGGRMEVDGTDVYAKDVDVVTLRRRIGMVFQKSIPFPKSIYENITYGLTLTEKKSKSEMDGVVESCLRKAALWEEVKDRLHNTALGLSGGQQQRLCIARAIAVNPEILLMDEPCSALDPISTGKVEELITELKNTYTIVLVTHNMQQAARVSDYTGFFLMGRLIEFDRTRTIFTSPSKKETEDYITGRFG, encoded by the coding sequence ATGGCCAAGGATCTTCTTACAAAGGCTCGAACGCAGGACTTCTCGGTTCACTATGGACCGAAGCAGGCCCTCTTCGACATCAACATCGAAATGTACGACCACCGCGTGACGGCCTTCATCGGCCCGTCCGGCTGCGGCAAGTCCACCTTCCTGCGTTCGATCAACCGCATGAACGACCTCATCGACGGTGTCCGCATCGGCGGCAGGATGGAAGTCGATGGCACGGACGTCTATGCGAAGGACGTCGACGTCGTCACGTTGCGGCGGCGTATCGGCATGGTGTTCCAGAAGTCGATTCCGTTCCCCAAGTCCATCTACGAGAACATCACCTACGGCCTCACGCTCACGGAGAAGAAGAGCAAGAGCGAGATGGACGGAGTCGTGGAGTCGTGCCTGCGCAAGGCGGCGCTGTGGGAGGAAGTGAAGGATCGCCTGCATAACACGGCCCTCGGTCTTTCGGGCGGACAGCAGCAGCGTCTGTGCATCGCACGCGCCATCGCCGTCAACCCGGAAATCCTGCTGATGGACGAACCCTGTTCGGCACTCGATCCCATCTCCACCGGCAAGGTCGAAGAACTCATCACCGAACTCAAGAACACCTATACCATCGTCCTCGTCACCCACAACATGCAGCAGGCTGCACGGGTCAGTGACTACACAGGATTTTTCCTCATGGGACGTCTCATCGAGTTCGATCGTACGCGTACCATCTTCACGAGTCCGTCGAAGAAAGAAACCGAAGACTACATTACCGGCCGTTTCGGCTAA